One genomic segment of Paraburkholderia hospita includes these proteins:
- a CDS encoding MarR family winged helix-turn-helix transcriptional regulator, whose translation MNPISSETDDCFAVRQAARHISKLYERHLCKVGITPTQFSILSMLNRHPKSTMIQLADALVTDRTTLVRILKPLLRDGLVVAPAEERVKRRFRLTLTEKGHERFEQATVHWRAAQANFEVVFGQQQAVHLRNELFRVTRDVPKG comes from the coding sequence ATGAACCCGATCTCATCCGAAACCGATGATTGCTTTGCCGTACGGCAGGCAGCGCGGCATATCTCGAAGCTGTACGAACGCCATCTTTGCAAGGTCGGCATTACGCCGACCCAGTTCAGCATCCTGAGCATGCTGAATCGCCATCCGAAATCAACGATGATTCAACTGGCCGACGCGCTCGTGACGGACCGGACGACGCTCGTACGCATCCTCAAACCGCTGTTGCGTGATGGCCTTGTGGTGGCGCCCGCCGAGGAGCGGGTCAAACGACGTTTTCGCCTCACGCTCACCGAAAAGGGCCACGAAAGATTCGAACAGGCGACTGTTCATTGGCGTGCTGCTCAGGCGAATTTCGAAGTCGTGTTTGGCCAGCAGCAGGCCGTGCATCTGAGGAACGAACTGTTCCGCGTCACGCGCGACGTGCCCAAAGGCTGA
- a CDS encoding sensor histidine kinase, producing MREKTVSLAADLTDVVERTLATLTPLDGYRLLPPAAKEDVHESVALSAKVWFETLLSGEPPSAQHMNVFREISQRREPQRVPLQSLLQALRLGLREIWSTYVALGELDEHIGKELLVDVSLYLFDYFDLVAQIIVHAYLAEQYRQPGWTELAVAIEEGARRSENVRHHLIALLGQLSDEPHLLSRLEPGRAREQRSAEAAGAQVMKFFGIDVDIDDSAEVAKALRDAQEKLAQASRLAAVAELSASIAHELNQPLQAVVAHGRACLRWLAATPPRIEEARLSAEHVVRDANAAADVVSRIRALFRHAAPQKVELDINKLILQVCTLMADDIQRNAISLETILYEDVPKISADAVQIQQVLMNLVRNAIEALAATEERPKLLVVRSRRDADSVVIDVEDRGTGQVDFERIFEPFFTTKKTGMGMGLAICRSIVEAHAGRIWAVRNVSRGVTFGFTLPIERSNATAR from the coding sequence TTGCGAGAAAAAACCGTTTCCCTCGCTGCCGATCTGACCGATGTCGTCGAGCGCACGCTCGCGACACTGACGCCGCTCGACGGATACCGGTTACTGCCGCCAGCCGCCAAAGAGGATGTTCACGAATCCGTCGCGCTGTCAGCCAAAGTATGGTTCGAGACTCTGTTGTCGGGCGAACCTCCTTCCGCGCAGCACATGAACGTGTTTCGGGAAATCAGCCAGAGACGTGAGCCTCAACGCGTGCCACTGCAGAGCCTGCTTCAGGCGTTGCGCCTCGGATTGCGGGAAATCTGGAGCACCTACGTCGCGCTGGGAGAACTGGACGAGCATATTGGCAAAGAACTTCTGGTCGACGTCTCGCTGTATCTCTTCGATTACTTCGATCTCGTCGCGCAGATCATCGTCCACGCTTATCTGGCCGAGCAATATCGGCAGCCGGGGTGGACGGAACTGGCCGTCGCAATCGAGGAGGGCGCGCGCCGATCCGAAAACGTGCGGCACCATCTCATCGCGCTGCTCGGACAGTTGTCGGACGAGCCGCATCTGTTGTCGAGGCTAGAGCCCGGCCGGGCGCGAGAGCAACGCAGCGCTGAAGCGGCCGGTGCGCAAGTGATGAAGTTCTTTGGTATCGATGTCGATATCGATGACAGCGCAGAGGTCGCGAAGGCCTTGCGCGACGCGCAGGAGAAGCTTGCGCAGGCGTCACGGCTCGCGGCTGTCGCCGAACTATCCGCCTCCATTGCTCATGAACTCAACCAGCCCCTTCAGGCCGTCGTGGCGCATGGGCGTGCATGCTTGCGGTGGCTTGCTGCCACACCGCCGAGGATCGAGGAAGCGAGACTTTCGGCCGAGCACGTTGTCCGCGACGCGAATGCCGCAGCTGACGTGGTAAGCCGCATCCGGGCGCTCTTCAGGCATGCAGCCCCGCAAAAGGTGGAGCTCGACATCAACAAGCTGATCCTTCAGGTATGCACGCTGATGGCCGACGATATCCAGCGCAACGCGATTTCGCTCGAGACGATACTGTACGAAGACGTGCCGAAGATCAGCGCCGACGCGGTTCAGATTCAGCAGGTGCTCATGAACCTCGTGCGCAACGCAATCGAAGCGTTAGCGGCAACGGAGGAACGGCCGAAGCTGCTGGTAGTCCGCTCGCGTCGCGATGCGGATAGTGTGGTGATCGACGTGGAGGATCGCGGCACAGGGCAGGTGGACTTCGAGAGGATCTTCGAGCCGTTCTTCACCACCAAGAAAACAGGGATGGGGATGGGCCTGGCGATCTGCCGGTCTATTGTCGAAGCACACGCTGGCCGGATCTGGGCCGTGCGCAATGTGTCCCGCGGCGTGACGTTCGGCTTCACCCTCCCGATAGAGCGTTCGAACGCAACAGCACGTTGA
- a CDS encoding SDR family oxidoreductase has translation MKLTGNTIFITGGGSGIGRGLAEALHKRGNEVIISGRRAERLQATIDANPGMRAVSLDINNPADVQAVAARLIADYPDLNVLINNAGVMYPDGAQGPVDDDLMRATVDTNLLGPIRMTSALIEHLKTRDDAVVANVTSVLGFVPLAIAAVYSATKAALHSYTLSQRYLLRDSKVSFIEIAPPWVRTELLNSTEEERAMPLDTFIEGAIEQLGTDTNEILVGPAVSMRANPGPGEHAWVNEFNDLFAAG, from the coding sequence ATGAAACTCACAGGCAACACCATCTTCATCACAGGCGGCGGCTCGGGCATCGGCCGCGGACTGGCCGAGGCGCTGCACAAGCGCGGCAACGAGGTCATCATTTCGGGCAGGCGCGCCGAGCGTCTGCAGGCAACCATCGATGCGAATCCCGGCATGCGCGCGGTGTCGCTCGACATCAACAATCCCGCGGACGTTCAGGCCGTTGCCGCCAGGCTGATTGCCGACTATCCCGACCTCAACGTGCTGATCAACAACGCCGGCGTCATGTATCCCGATGGCGCGCAAGGTCCCGTCGACGACGACCTGATGCGCGCGACCGTCGATACGAATCTGCTTGGGCCGATCCGCATGACGTCCGCACTGATCGAGCATCTGAAGACGCGCGACGACGCGGTCGTCGCGAACGTGACGTCGGTATTGGGCTTCGTGCCGCTTGCAATCGCGGCGGTGTACAGCGCGACCAAGGCCGCATTGCATTCGTACACGCTGTCGCAGCGCTATCTGCTTCGGGACAGCAAGGTCTCGTTCATTGAAATCGCGCCGCCGTGGGTTCGCACGGAGTTGCTGAACAGCACCGAAGAAGAACGCGCGATGCCGCTCGATACGTTCATCGAAGGCGCAATCGAGCAACTGGGCACCGATACCAACGAAATCCTCGTGGGTCCCGCCGTGTCGATGCGCGCCAATCCGGGACCCGGCGAGCACGCGTGGGTCAACGAGTTCAACGACCTGTTTGCGGCGGGTTGA
- a CDS encoding nuclear transport factor 2 family protein, with translation MTHTTEAANKALVLEAFDTLFNQRDYAAAERYWSPDYIQHSAHIEPGRDGLFNLIRTVPPTLRYEPGVIVADGDYVIVHGRFSGNGRPVAWIAADILRIENGVLAEHWDVLQDEASQSESKSGLPMFGTRFPR, from the coding sequence ATGACCCACACCACCGAAGCAGCCAACAAGGCCCTCGTGCTCGAAGCATTCGACACGCTTTTCAACCAGCGCGACTATGCCGCCGCGGAGCGGTACTGGTCGCCGGATTACATCCAGCACAGCGCGCATATCGAACCGGGCCGCGATGGTCTGTTCAACCTGATCCGGACAGTGCCGCCGACGTTGCGATACGAACCAGGCGTGATCGTCGCGGACGGCGACTACGTGATCGTTCATGGCCGCTTTTCCGGTAACGGACGTCCCGTCGCATGGATCGCTGCCGACATCCTGCGCATAGAAAACGGCGTGCTGGCCGAGCACTGGGACGTGTTGCAGGACGAAGCCAGCCAATCCGAATCGAAGAGCGGCCTGCCGATGTTCGGCACCCGCTTTCCGCGCTAA
- a CDS encoding FUSC family protein gives MNLPSLRDWIFSLKTFLAGMLALYIAFWFDLPRPYWALASVYIVSNPFVGATRSKALYRVIGTVLGALASVALVPPFAETPYLLSALIALWTGVFVYISISTRAARSYVFLLASYSLSVIALPALSNPLSIFDVAVARTEEITLGIVCASIVGSVLFPSRLAPTLIERTDSWFRDATLYAKESLAGRAVGALVSGSRQKMATSVRGFEFLLSQLAYDHVSPAILARSEELQGRMQLILPITSALADILAAAQKSEPGVPVGLNELLRDTCRWMDASLGEDPEHGAPLLRMRIAQLDPARNELTTWQAALLSSALSRLRQVVDLWADCRSLRDMIVHEKASWRPRFRHWRVGTRHAFLDRGLALFSAGSAALVIFVSSSIWIASGWQDGAAAVSLGAIGVCFFAALDEPVPMMITFLKCATMGVVISAFYLFVVLPSGQDFGVLVIFFSFLFVPLGLLMPRPKWALISTLVALTTATFLGIDSAYDANILNFLNANLAGLAGVMFASVMTGVIRPFGTDAATARLTRSSWRDVVLSASTLSIGQQRDLNARMLDRLVQLIPRVAPSDDDKHPSTESLRDMRVALNTLDLRRLSGKFSGELPVVLNRVLDDVRSYYERCLESGDRQRLPPTLVVDVDAAIERILADFAADPGAPGYKLRKGALHSLVGLRLSLFPATKSGDAS, from the coding sequence ATGAATCTCCCTTCGCTGCGCGACTGGATTTTTTCGCTAAAGACCTTTCTTGCAGGGATGCTCGCGCTTTATATCGCGTTCTGGTTCGACCTGCCGAGGCCGTACTGGGCGCTGGCATCCGTCTATATCGTGTCGAACCCGTTCGTCGGCGCCACAAGGTCGAAGGCGCTGTATCGCGTGATCGGCACCGTGCTTGGCGCGCTCGCTTCCGTCGCCCTCGTGCCGCCTTTCGCGGAGACGCCTTATCTGTTGAGCGCTTTGATAGCGTTATGGACGGGCGTGTTCGTCTACATTTCGATCTCGACGCGTGCGGCCCGCAGCTACGTTTTCCTGCTCGCCAGTTATTCGCTGTCTGTCATTGCGTTACCGGCGCTATCGAACCCACTGAGCATCTTCGATGTGGCCGTGGCGCGAACTGAAGAGATCACGCTTGGCATTGTTTGCGCGAGCATCGTCGGCAGCGTTTTGTTTCCGAGCCGGCTAGCGCCGACGCTGATCGAGCGAACCGATTCATGGTTCCGCGACGCCACGCTTTACGCGAAAGAGTCGCTGGCGGGCCGGGCCGTGGGCGCGCTCGTGTCGGGAAGCCGCCAGAAGATGGCGACGAGTGTGCGCGGCTTCGAATTCCTGTTGAGCCAGTTGGCCTACGACCACGTCAGCCCAGCGATTCTCGCTCGCAGCGAGGAACTGCAAGGCCGGATGCAACTGATATTGCCTATCACCTCGGCTCTCGCCGACATACTCGCGGCCGCGCAAAAATCGGAGCCCGGCGTTCCTGTTGGCCTGAACGAACTACTGCGCGATACCTGCCGCTGGATGGACGCGTCGCTTGGCGAAGACCCCGAGCACGGGGCGCCGCTATTGCGGATGCGTATCGCGCAACTCGACCCGGCCCGCAACGAATTGACGACCTGGCAGGCGGCACTGTTATCCAGCGCGCTTTCGCGCTTGCGGCAAGTGGTGGATCTGTGGGCCGATTGCCGGAGCTTGCGCGACATGATCGTTCACGAAAAAGCGAGCTGGCGACCGCGGTTTCGTCATTGGCGGGTCGGCACGCGTCACGCTTTTCTCGACCGAGGTCTTGCCTTGTTCTCCGCCGGTTCGGCCGCGCTGGTCATCTTCGTTTCGTCCAGCATCTGGATTGCTTCGGGCTGGCAGGACGGTGCGGCGGCCGTGTCGCTGGGCGCTATCGGTGTCTGCTTTTTCGCCGCGCTCGACGAGCCCGTGCCCATGATGATTACTTTTCTGAAGTGCGCGACGATGGGCGTCGTCATTTCAGCGTTCTATCTGTTTGTCGTGTTGCCGAGTGGCCAGGATTTCGGCGTGCTGGTCATCTTCTTCTCATTCCTGTTTGTGCCGCTCGGCTTGTTGATGCCACGTCCGAAATGGGCATTGATATCGACGCTTGTAGCGTTGACGACGGCAACTTTTCTTGGCATCGACAGCGCCTATGACGCCAACATTTTGAACTTCCTGAATGCCAATCTCGCGGGGTTGGCCGGTGTGATGTTCGCTTCGGTGATGACGGGCGTCATCCGCCCGTTCGGAACGGATGCGGCGACGGCGCGACTCACCCGGTCCAGCTGGCGGGACGTCGTTCTCAGCGCGTCCACGTTATCGATCGGTCAGCAGCGCGATCTGAACGCGCGCATGCTCGACCGGCTCGTGCAGCTTATTCCGCGCGTGGCGCCGAGCGACGACGACAAGCACCCGTCGACGGAAAGCCTGCGCGACATGCGCGTTGCGCTCAACACACTCGACCTGCGCAGACTTTCGGGCAAGTTTTCCGGGGAGTTGCCGGTCGTGTTGAATCGCGTGCTCGACGATGTGCGGTCGTACTATGAACGATGCCTCGAATCGGGCGATCGGCAACGCTTACCACCGACGCTTGTAGTCGACGTCGATGCCGCCATCGAGCGGATCCTCGCAGACTTCGCGGCCGATCCCGGTGCGCCTGGCTACAAGCTGCGCAAAGGTGCGCTGCATTCGCTCGTTGGGCTCAGGCTGTCGCTGTTTCCAGCTACGAAATCTGGCGACGCGTCCTGA
- a CDS encoding TetR/AcrR family transcriptional regulator, whose protein sequence is MGVSKQKAVENRKAIIAASEKLFREHGIDGVGLSALMKAAGFTQGGFYNHFESKEALAAEVVASAMDKANRDLKEAIAAPITRGGNRLKRQVDFYLSGTHCDDIEQGCAVAGLTADVRRLGTEAQSNFASGLETMIETLTALVAEQRDESVDTDEARREAIAFYSEMVGALILSRAVGGADPRLGEEILKASRQTLLRNFALEGGQGKR, encoded by the coding sequence ATGGGAGTCTCAAAACAGAAGGCGGTGGAGAACCGCAAGGCCATCATTGCGGCCTCGGAGAAACTGTTCCGTGAGCATGGGATCGACGGCGTGGGCCTGAGTGCGCTGATGAAGGCCGCGGGTTTTACGCAGGGCGGGTTCTACAACCACTTCGAATCGAAAGAGGCGCTCGCGGCCGAAGTCGTGGCGAGCGCGATGGACAAGGCCAACCGCGACCTGAAGGAAGCGATCGCGGCGCCCATCACGCGTGGCGGTAACCGGTTGAAGCGGCAGGTGGATTTCTACCTGTCCGGCACGCATTGCGACGACATTGAACAGGGCTGCGCGGTCGCCGGGCTGACTGCGGACGTTCGCCGGCTCGGCACTGAGGCGCAATCGAATTTTGCAAGCGGCCTCGAAACGATGATCGAAACGTTGACGGCGCTCGTCGCCGAACAGCGCGACGAAAGCGTGGACACGGACGAAGCGCGCCGGGAGGCGATTGCGTTCTACAGCGAGATGGTGGGCGCGCTCATTCTGTCGCGGGCGGTCGGCGGGGCGGACCCCCGGCTTGGCGAGGAAATATTGAAGGCGAGCCGGCAGACCTTGCTCAGGAATTTCGCGCTGGAAGGCGGCCAGGGCAAACGCTGA
- a CDS encoding superinfection immunity protein — protein sequence MSYVLVAIGVGVYFTPSMIARRRLKQEAARVLLLNLILGWTIAGWIGALSWATKSFGTDLRSAENAARLKRRSIEAERN from the coding sequence ATGTCTTACGTATTGGTCGCAATCGGTGTGGGCGTTTATTTCACACCTTCGATGATCGCCCGTCGCAGGCTGAAGCAGGAAGCGGCCCGCGTTCTGCTCCTCAATCTCATCCTTGGATGGACCATAGCGGGATGGATCGGCGCACTCAGCTGGGCGACGAAATCATTCGGCACCGATTTACGCAGCGCTGAAAATGCTGCACGGTTGAAACGCCGATCGATTGAGGCGGAGCGCAACTGA
- a CDS encoding LysR family transcriptional regulator produces the protein MDYVESLRVFRSVVELKSFARAADMHGMARPAVSRAISALEERVGCRLLHRTTRQVSLTEAAERFYEGCVRILDDLDALEADVGNQTKEAGGVLRLVAHTTATMERLVPLIAEFKRAHPKVTLDLTLTERPVDLVADGYDLGIVVPYMLTSETAVVRLLERIPFIIVATPQYLQRTSTPKHPSELAKHLFVAMSPSLRRPSVGFRIDNEELTIPLRFDVSSNSQAFNREMVLQGFGIGIVPVSLIENELASGTLVRLLADFELTDIGIEIRLAYSNRTLLPAKVRAFIDHATDFFERTAPR, from the coding sequence ATGGACTACGTTGAAAGCCTGCGCGTTTTCCGGTCAGTGGTCGAATTGAAAAGCTTCGCGCGGGCAGCCGACATGCACGGCATGGCCCGGCCGGCGGTGTCGCGGGCCATCTCGGCGCTGGAGGAGCGCGTGGGGTGCCGACTACTGCACCGGACAACGCGCCAGGTATCGCTCACCGAGGCAGCCGAGCGATTCTATGAAGGCTGCGTGCGCATTCTCGATGATCTGGATGCACTCGAAGCGGACGTCGGCAATCAGACAAAAGAGGCGGGCGGCGTGCTGCGCCTCGTCGCCCACACGACCGCGACGATGGAGCGCCTCGTTCCACTGATTGCCGAATTCAAACGCGCACACCCGAAAGTCACGCTGGACCTCACGCTGACCGAACGCCCCGTCGACCTCGTGGCCGACGGCTACGATCTTGGCATCGTCGTGCCTTATATGTTGACGAGCGAGACGGCCGTGGTGCGGTTGCTCGAGCGCATTCCATTCATCATCGTCGCGACACCGCAGTATTTGCAGCGGACGTCTACGCCGAAGCACCCGTCGGAACTGGCCAAGCATCTCTTCGTGGCCATGTCGCCGTCGCTTCGACGACCGAGCGTCGGCTTTCGGATCGACAATGAGGAACTGACGATTCCCCTTCGTTTCGACGTGTCATCGAACAGTCAGGCGTTCAACCGGGAAATGGTGCTGCAGGGTTTCGGCATTGGAATCGTGCCCGTCTCGCTCATCGAGAACGAACTGGCGTCCGGGACGCTCGTTCGTCTGCTCGCCGATTTTGAGCTCACCGACATTGGCATCGAGATCCGCCTGGCGTACAGCAACCGGACACTCCTGCCCGCCAAGGTGCGCGCGTTCATCGATCACGCGACGGATTTTTTCGAGCGTACGGCGCCGCGCTGA
- a CDS encoding efflux transporter outer membrane subunit codes for MITQLNMRTLESRSNGERRGLFAGKPAALLAAAVAAFSLAGCVNYAGIKSDKKIESPSTYETKQSLPDQGGQWPALDWAQQFGDPQLPKLIDEALKDNPTIDQARARIEKATSYVGSAKSLLYPNVSGSYSWTREHFSANAIVPPPYAGSTQSENNLLVSASWDLDLWGKNRERLRQAVSQEKVAQAEAEEVRVTLAASVASTYNRLALLYALRDVESREVRNREDIGRITDGRVGAGLDTNVEKQTAYGETATSRSSVSDLEGQITTVRYKLGALLGQGPDRGLKIANPSFGASRVVALPDNLPADLISRRPDIVAAYWQVAAAMHDVKEAKAEFYPDVNLSLSAGLDAFGWGRFLTASSRQMQAGPAIHLPIFDAGALRSQLKERYADFDYDVANYNRTLINALSDVATQVSQIQSTDRQLVDSQQALDAQTKAYQLALVRYRSGLSQQLHVLNADDNRLSAEKSVINLQMARRDQQIGLIKAMGGGFDATQTGLASTTDTPIPTPSNVKTTD; via the coding sequence ATGATCACGCAATTGAACATGAGGACATTGGAAAGTAGATCGAATGGAGAGCGACGCGGGTTGTTCGCCGGCAAACCGGCTGCGTTGCTCGCTGCGGCAGTCGCGGCATTCAGTCTGGCGGGATGCGTCAACTACGCTGGCATCAAGAGCGACAAGAAGATCGAGTCTCCTTCGACCTATGAGACGAAGCAGAGCTTGCCGGACCAGGGCGGTCAATGGCCCGCGCTCGATTGGGCGCAGCAGTTCGGCGATCCGCAATTGCCGAAACTGATCGACGAAGCGCTGAAGGACAACCCGACCATCGATCAGGCACGCGCCCGCATCGAGAAAGCGACGTCCTATGTCGGCAGCGCGAAATCCTTGCTCTATCCCAACGTAAGCGGTAGTTACTCGTGGACCCGGGAACACTTCTCGGCCAACGCGATCGTGCCGCCACCCTATGCGGGCTCGACGCAGAGTGAAAACAACCTGCTGGTCAGCGCGTCGTGGGACCTCGACCTGTGGGGCAAGAATCGCGAGCGGCTTCGTCAGGCCGTCTCTCAGGAAAAGGTGGCTCAGGCAGAAGCCGAAGAGGTCCGTGTGACGCTCGCTGCGTCGGTCGCAAGCACCTACAACCGCCTCGCGCTCCTTTACGCGTTGCGCGATGTCGAAAGCCGCGAAGTGCGCAATCGTGAAGACATCGGGCGGATCACGGATGGACGCGTCGGCGCAGGCCTCGACACGAACGTCGAAAAGCAGACTGCATACGGCGAGACGGCAACCAGCCGTTCGAGCGTCAGCGATCTCGAGGGGCAGATCACAACGGTGCGCTACAAGCTGGGCGCGTTGCTGGGGCAGGGGCCGGACCGTGGACTGAAGATCGCCAATCCTTCATTCGGCGCGAGCCGCGTGGTCGCGTTGCCGGACAACCTTCCGGCCGACCTCATCTCGCGACGGCCCGATATCGTGGCTGCTTACTGGCAGGTCGCTGCGGCCATGCACGACGTGAAGGAAGCGAAGGCCGAGTTCTACCCGGACGTCAATCTTTCGCTGTCGGCGGGTCTCGACGCATTTGGGTGGGGACGTTTCCTCACCGCATCGAGTCGTCAGATGCAGGCGGGACCGGCAATCCATTTGCCGATTTTCGATGCCGGGGCGCTGCGATCGCAACTGAAGGAGCGCTATGCGGACTTCGACTACGACGTGGCGAATTACAACCGCACATTGATCAATGCGCTGTCAGATGTTGCCACGCAGGTTTCGCAGATCCAGTCAACGGATCGGCAACTGGTCGACTCGCAGCAGGCGCTGGATGCACAGACCAAGGCGTATCAACTGGCGCTGGTTCGCTACCGATCCGGACTGAGCCAGCAACTGCATGTGTTGAACGCGGACGACAACCGTCTCTCAGCCGAAAAGTCCGTCATCAACCTGCAGATGGCGCGCCGCGATCAGCAAATCGGCTTGATCAAGGCGATGGGCGGCGGTTTCGACGCAACGCAAACCGGCCTCGCGTCGACCACCGACACGCCGATTCCAACACCTTCGAACGTCAAGACAACCGACTAA